A single genomic interval of Asterias amurensis chromosome 1, ASM3211899v1 harbors:
- the LOC139944512 gene encoding uncharacterized protein — protein sequence MEADGIDQLGAEIEDFEPASSSKPHKVFYTSGRRLDRFRGKPEKTTDPSILERVSDVTGQIAARELKGKDAVAFVIDHLAGKARQEILGRGSCDDPEAIFKVLLKVFGDGNTLPQLQQKFFSYCQGPNDDLLTCSLELVELFNSMVRLDESFSAVRQKTLKGRLAEAVTDEGLKRELRRLNIDSPALSFFDARDRAIEWLGTTHVSAQKVATVQEVKAASPDVRALLEMQSKQLQQQQQQINTLIKALNGDRPRPRWSQQNPRRCYNCQSPGHLQRNCPHPSRSNNSPSERGQQSQFNPSASPFPGPQTSAPKHPLN from the coding sequence ATGGAGGCAGACGGTATAGACCAGCTGGGTGCCGAAATTGAAGATTTTGAGCCTGCTAGCAGTTCCAAACCACACAAGGTGTTTTATACCTCGGGACGGAGGTTGGACCGCTTCCGAGGGAAGCCGGAGAAAACTACTGACCCATCCATCTTGGAACGGGTCAGCGATGTGACCGGTCAAATTGCAGCGAGAGAGCTGAAAGGAAAAGACGCTGTCGCCTTCGTCATTGACCATCTCGCTGGGAAAGCAAGACAGGAGATTCTCGGGAGAGGGAGTTGTGATGACCCCGAAGCTATCTTCAAGGTGCTTTTAAAGGTGTTTGGAGACGGGAACACCTTGCCCCAACTTCAGCAGAAGTTCTTTTCTTACTGTCAGGGTCCCAACGATGACCTGCTCACCTGTTCTTTGGAGCTGGTGGAGCTGTTTAACTCAATGGTGCGCCTGGATGAATCGTTCAGTGCAGTGAGACAGAAAACGCTCAAGGGGAGATTAGCAGAGGCTGTCACCGATGAAGGTCTGAAGAGGGAGCTGAGACGCCTAAATATAGACTCGCCAGCCTTGTCCTTCTTCGATGCCCGAGATCGTGCCATCGAGTGGCTTGGCACCACCCATGTTTCAGCACAGAAGGTGGCTACTGTGCAAGAGGTGAAGGCTGCAAGTCCCGATGTACGAGCTCTACTGGAGATGCAGAGCAAACAActgcaacaacagcaacagcaaatAAACACCCTCATCAAGGCACTTAATGGAGATAGACCACGTCCACGCTGGAGTCAGCAGAACCCCCGTAGGTGTTATAATTGCCAGTCACCGGGGCATCTCCAGCGAAACTGCCCCCATCCATCCAGAAGTAATAACTCTCCTTCAGAACGAGGGCAACAGAGCCAGTTCAACCCTAGTGCCAGTCCATTTCCAGGACCCCAGACCAGCGCCCCCAAACACCCGTTAAACTAA